A window from Vicia villosa cultivar HV-30 ecotype Madison, WI unplaced genomic scaffold, Vvil1.0 ctg.000487F_1_1, whole genome shotgun sequence encodes these proteins:
- the LOC131628865 gene encoding uncharacterized protein LOC131628865 yields the protein MASNVTATREATRRTHTYSFHREGLVQLGQLGGLITGHNKTVFTENYGNILTLLDSHVDEWEKPDLNNIANALYLSIEDVLGNWKKNGNTHGFYMSFLVEKAQELANKKMWEAFNALLAALIYGIVMFPNIHKFVDLAAICLFMEKNPVPTLLADTYYSVHSRYGKGGAIRICLPLLYTWFKSHLPTSGPFITSTQKWPQRIMGLTGNDIVWCPTGMDVEKVITSCGAFDNVPLIGTKGIINYNPKLALRQLGFALENKPLDKEIFESVCFEKGTDLKGLEKVVSAWNDIHTSDQISLGEKNAVAKQAYTDWVENRVKDRLLPFPKVNPLYKQPPKVPIAIMPAENCIPVNMESTQLHEKKSDAQPKHCLVNQKKVELTHEAKMLKGGPSRVQKRARTEKGERDTTVTVEDHQKILKRAMKEAEEKLKREYREDLKAYKLKIERDARVEVENLKKKLEEETTKRMAIETQLKGSHLRYCTRN from the exons ATGGCTAGCAACGTGACCGCTACCAGAGAAGCTACAAGGCGTACTCACACTTACAGTTTCCATCGCGAAGGTTTGGTTCAGTTGGGGCAATTGGGTGGATTGATCACTGGTCATAATAAAACTGTGTTCACTGAGAATTATGGAAACATCTTGACCCTTTTGGACTCACACGTCGATGAATGGG AGAAACCTGATTTGAACAacattgccaacgctctttatttgagcatagaaGACGTCCTTGggaattggaagaagaatggtaACACCCATGGTTTCTATATGAGTTTCTTGGTTGAGAAGGCTCAAGAGTTGGCTAACAAAAAGATGTGGGAGGCTTTCAACGCCCTTCTGGCCGCTTTGATCTATGGGATCGTGATGTTCcctaacattcacaagttcgttgatctGGCCGCTATATGTCTTTTTATGGAGAAGAATCCGGTCCCTACTTTGCTAGCCGATACGTACTATTCTGTTCACTCTCGATATGGGAAAGGAGGAGCCATAAGAATTTGTTTGCCGTTGTTATACACCTGGTTTAAGTCCCACCTGCCTACAAGTGGTCCTTTCATTACTTCTACtcagaaatggcctcaaaggatcatggggcttaccgGAAATGACATTGTCTGGTGTCCTACTGGGATGGACGTAGAGAAGGTTATAACTAGTTGTGGTGCTTTTGACAATGTTCCCCTCATAGGAACAAAAGGTATTATCAATTATAATCCTAAGTTAGCGCTGCGTCAATTGGGTTTTGCACTTGAAAacaagcctttggacaaagagatatttgaatccgtttgctttgagAAGGGAACCGATCTAAAAGGTTTAGAAAAAGTGGTGAGTGCCTGGAATGACATCCATACGAGTGATCAGATTTCTCTAGGTGAAAAGAATGCCGTTGCCAAACAAGCCTACACGGATTGGGTTGAAAATAGAGTTAAAGATCgtctgttgcctttcccgaaggttaatcCTTTGTACAAGCAACCACCTAAGGTTCCAATTGCCATTATGCCTGCTGAGAATTGCATCCCAGTAAATATGGAAAGCACCCAATTGCACGAAAAGAAGTCAGATGCGCAACCGAAACATTGTCTTGTGAACCAGAAAAAGGTTGAGTTGACACACGAAGCCAAAATGCTGAAGGGAGGAccttccagagttcaaaagagggctagaacCGAAAAAGGTGAAAGAGATACTACTGTTACTGTCGAAGATCACCAGAAGATCCTAAAAAGGGCCATGAAAGAGGCAGAGGAGAAACTCAAGCGAGAGTACCGAGAAGACTTGAAAGCTTATAAGCTCAAGATAGAAAGGGATGCTAGAGTTGAAGTagagaatctgaaaaagaaactggaagaagagaccactaAAAGAATGGCAATTGAGACtcaactgaaaggaagtcacctcc gttattgcaCAAGAAACTGA